A part of Terriglobus roseus genomic DNA contains:
- the sucC gene encoding ADP-forming succinate--CoA ligase subunit beta, translated as MKIHEYQAKEILRKYGVPVPEGEMVTTLEDADRAAKSLFSAGNPVVVVKAQIHAGGRGKGGGVKVTKNIDAANEASKAILGMQLITHQTGPQGQKVQRLLIEQGSAIERELYLGITLDRGNGKLTFMASREGGMEIEEVAHSNPDAIYKEAIEPALGLQPWQARNLAFKLGLEGPQINMAVSFMMGLYKAYVETDCSLLEINPLVTTKDGKLFALDCKINFDDNAMFRHKDLKELRDISEEDPLEVEASKDSLNYIRLDGSIACMVNGAGLAMATMDIIQYSGGSPANFLDVGGGANQQQIEAAFAILLADPNVKAIFINIFGGILRVDVLATAVVAAAKNLNVTLPLILRLEGTNVEEGRKILAESGLKYAVGATMAEAAKLAVEAAKGGK; from the coding sequence ATGAAGATTCACGAGTACCAGGCGAAAGAGATCCTGCGGAAGTACGGCGTCCCCGTCCCCGAAGGCGAAATGGTCACCACGCTGGAAGACGCCGACCGCGCCGCGAAGAGCCTCTTCTCCGCCGGAAATCCCGTCGTTGTGGTGAAGGCGCAGATTCACGCTGGCGGCCGTGGCAAGGGCGGCGGTGTGAAGGTCACCAAGAACATCGACGCAGCCAATGAGGCTTCCAAAGCCATCCTCGGCATGCAATTGATCACGCATCAGACTGGTCCGCAGGGCCAGAAGGTGCAGCGCCTGCTCATCGAGCAGGGTTCCGCCATCGAGCGCGAACTCTATCTCGGCATCACGCTGGACCGTGGCAACGGCAAGCTCACCTTCATGGCATCGCGTGAAGGCGGCATGGAGATTGAGGAAGTCGCCCACTCCAACCCCGACGCGATCTATAAGGAAGCCATTGAACCTGCTCTCGGCCTCCAGCCCTGGCAGGCACGCAACCTGGCATTCAAGCTGGGCCTCGAAGGCCCGCAGATCAACATGGCCGTCAGCTTCATGATGGGTCTCTATAAGGCCTATGTGGAGACCGATTGCTCGCTGCTTGAGATCAATCCGCTGGTCACCACCAAGGACGGCAAGCTCTTCGCGCTCGATTGCAAGATCAACTTCGACGACAACGCGATGTTCCGCCACAAGGACCTGAAGGAACTCCGCGACATCAGCGAAGAAGACCCGCTCGAAGTGGAAGCCAGCAAGGACTCGCTGAACTACATCCGCCTCGACGGCTCAATCGCCTGCATGGTGAACGGTGCCGGTCTCGCCATGGCAACGATGGACATCATCCAGTACAGCGGTGGTTCGCCTGCCAACTTCCTCGACGTAGGAGGCGGTGCGAACCAGCAGCAGATTGAAGCTGCTTTCGCTATCCTGCTCGCCGACCCGAACGTGAAGGCGATCTTCATCAACATCTTCGGCGGTATCCTCCGCGTCGATGTGCTGGCCACTGCAGTGGTCGCCGCAGCGAAGAACCTGAACGTCACTCTGCCGCTGATCCTGCGTCTGGAAGGCACCAACGTCGAAGAAGGCCGCAAGATCCTTGCAGAGTCCGGCCTGAAGTACGCCGTGGGCGCAACGATGGCGGAAGCCGCAAAGCTCGCAGTAGAAGCTGCAAAGGGAGGCAAGTAA
- the trpD gene encoding anthranilate phosphoribosyltransferase — protein sequence MNRVNGYRTRVRLSFKRGHLRRWEGMDAKELLAEVVDGGDALSFDEAQELMTSLLRGGLSTDEMSALLTTLHDRGETAAELAGFSAAMRAAAVLLPLTQAERERAVDTCGTGGDGSGTFNISTAVALVAAAAGVTVAKHGNRAITSRSGSADVLHALGVETEHTPESAADSLRANGFAFLLAPRMHPAMKAVAPVRKSLPFRTVFNLLGPMSNPAGTTRQVLGVYSPEAVDMVAEAMAFSGHMEHALIVHGDGGLDEFSLSGESVVAEVRGDQIRRYTVTPEDAGLQRSQDALLGGDAVENAAILSSIFAGETGPRRDIVLLNAAAVLLVAGVVDDLAEGVRRAAIAIDSDAVTTLVHRLSGRTQ from the coding sequence ATGAACCGAGTAAATGGTTACCGCACGCGTGTTCGGTTATCGTTCAAGAGAGGCCATCTGCGACGATGGGAAGGCATGGACGCGAAGGAATTGCTGGCGGAAGTTGTGGATGGTGGGGATGCGCTGAGTTTTGATGAAGCGCAGGAGCTGATGACGTCGCTGTTGCGCGGCGGTCTGAGCACCGACGAGATGAGTGCGCTGCTGACGACGCTGCATGATCGTGGCGAGACAGCGGCTGAACTTGCGGGATTCAGTGCGGCAATGCGTGCGGCGGCGGTGTTGCTGCCCTTAACCCAGGCCGAACGCGAGCGTGCCGTGGATACATGCGGCACGGGCGGCGATGGCTCGGGGACGTTCAATATTTCCACGGCGGTGGCGTTGGTGGCTGCGGCAGCCGGCGTGACGGTGGCGAAGCATGGCAATCGGGCGATCACCTCGCGAAGCGGATCGGCGGATGTTCTGCATGCCCTGGGTGTGGAGACGGAGCATACTCCGGAGTCGGCGGCGGATTCATTGCGTGCGAACGGGTTTGCGTTTCTGCTGGCTCCGCGGATGCATCCGGCGATGAAGGCAGTGGCGCCGGTGCGGAAGTCGTTGCCGTTTCGCACGGTGTTCAACTTACTTGGCCCCATGTCGAATCCGGCAGGGACGACACGGCAGGTGCTCGGTGTGTACTCACCCGAAGCTGTGGACATGGTGGCGGAGGCGATGGCCTTCAGCGGCCACATGGAGCACGCCCTGATTGTGCATGGCGATGGTGGGCTGGACGAGTTTTCGCTGAGCGGCGAGAGTGTTGTCGCAGAGGTGCGTGGAGACCAGATTCGTCGTTACACCGTGACGCCGGAGGACGCGGGGTTGCAACGTTCGCAGGATGCTCTGTTGGGTGGCGACGCGGTAGAAAATGCGGCGATCCTAAGCAGCATCTTTGCCGGTGAAACAGGGCCGAGGCGCGACATTGTGCTGCTGAACGCGGCGGCAGTGTTGCTGGTGGCAGGCGTGGTGGACGATCTGGCAGAAGGTGTGCGGCGTGCAGCGATTGCCATTGATAGCGACGCGGTAACGACGCTTGTGCATCGATTGAGCGGACGCACGCAATAG
- a CDS encoding SDR family NAD(P)-dependent oxidoreductase, with product MDLGLKGKRALVTGSTAGIGLAIAKQLAAEGATVWINGRTQERVDAALKQIAGDVHGIAADLSTAEGTPKLFAELPQVDVLVNNLGIFETKPFLEIDDAEWMRFLDTNVLSGVRITRQYLPGMLERKWGRVLFVSSESGVQIPPEMVHYGVTKAAQIALARGIAETIPASGVTVNSLLPGPTESEGVTAMVQKIAKEKCISAEEVEKSFIAEARPSSLIKRFATVEEVAAMAVYLCSEQASGTTGSPVRVDGGVVKSAW from the coding sequence ATGGACTTGGGACTTAAAGGGAAACGCGCACTGGTCACTGGGTCGACAGCGGGCATTGGACTGGCGATTGCGAAGCAGCTTGCAGCAGAAGGCGCGACGGTTTGGATTAACGGTCGCACGCAGGAACGCGTGGATGCGGCGCTGAAGCAGATTGCGGGCGACGTTCATGGCATTGCTGCTGATCTCAGTACGGCGGAAGGCACCCCGAAGCTGTTCGCAGAATTGCCGCAGGTGGATGTGCTGGTGAACAACCTCGGCATCTTTGAGACCAAACCGTTTCTTGAGATTGACGACGCTGAGTGGATGCGTTTTCTGGATACGAATGTGCTCAGTGGCGTACGCATTACTCGGCAGTATCTGCCGGGCATGCTGGAACGTAAGTGGGGCCGCGTACTGTTTGTCTCCAGCGAAAGCGGTGTGCAGATTCCGCCGGAGATGGTGCACTACGGTGTGACGAAGGCAGCGCAGATCGCTCTGGCGCGCGGCATCGCGGAGACGATTCCGGCAAGCGGAGTGACGGTGAACAGCTTGTTGCCGGGTCCGACGGAGAGCGAAGGCGTAACTGCAATGGTGCAGAAGATCGCGAAGGAAAAGTGCATCTCTGCAGAAGAGGTGGAGAAGAGCTTTATTGCGGAAGCCCGGCCCAGCAGCCTGATTAAGCGCTTTGCCACGGTAGAGGAAGTGGCTGCTATGGCTGTTTATCTTTGCAGTGAGCAGGCAAGTGGAACGACTGGCTCGCCGGTGCGCGTAGATGGCGGTGTGGTGAAGAGCGCCTGGTAA
- a CDS encoding low molecular weight protein tyrosine phosphatase family protein, with amino-acid sequence MNSELETMNLLFICSRNRRRSLTAEVLFGERPGVSALSAGTAPDAETVVSADLVEWADVIFAMETVHKRRLTALFSRELRVKQLIVLGIPDRYSYMDETLVNLLQSKVEAHLK; translated from the coding sequence ATGAATTCTGAGCTCGAAACCATGAACCTACTTTTCATCTGCAGCCGAAACCGCCGTCGAAGCCTTACGGCCGAAGTCCTCTTCGGGGAGCGACCTGGCGTGAGCGCACTTTCAGCAGGCACAGCTCCTGACGCGGAAACAGTTGTTTCTGCTGATCTTGTGGAGTGGGCTGATGTGATTTTCGCGATGGAAACGGTACACAAGCGAAGACTAACGGCGCTTTTTTCGCGGGAATTAAGGGTGAAGCAACTTATCGTGCTTGGAATCCCGGATCGCTATTCCTACATGGATGAAACTTTGGTGAACCTGTTGCAGAGCAAGGTAGAGGCCCATCTCAAATAG
- a CDS encoding ABC-F family ATP-binding cassette domain-containing protein, with product MISVSNVTMRYGSKILFEDVSTQFIAGRRYGLTGPNGAGKSTFMKVLTGELEAQKGTVVRPRKLGVLKQDQYAFDAYRVIDTVIMGNAPLWAALEEREVLYNKAELTDDDGIRLGELEGVVGDENGYEAEADAAILLQGLDIPNEVHERKMSELQGGQKVRVLLAQALFGEPDALLLDEPTNYLDLESIHWLQDFLLAYRGTLITISHDRHFLNAVCTHTADIDYQTIITYTGGYDDMVMQKVSVRTRIESQNEEREKKIAQLNDFIARFSAGTRSSQVNSRKKEVERLATTELARSNIQRPFIRFDMLRPSGKHVLEVENVTHTYDTPAPDGTHGPVFKPFSSQLMRGEKVILMGRNATGKTTLLKSLLSGMPDLQDNDFPRSAGEVKWGHEAQIGYFAQDHKAAIQHGTTVSEWLHSFDPKKSTEEIRGILGQMLFRGEEGLKKTEALSGGEAARLLFCKLMMQKPNILILDEPTNHLDLESINALNQSLQKYEGTVLLVTHDQDLIEEVGTRIWHFEHGQITDHKGPYEEYQQQLALNAK from the coding sequence ATGATCTCTGTCTCGAATGTCACGATGCGGTACGGCTCGAAGATTCTCTTTGAGGACGTATCGACGCAGTTTATTGCAGGCCGTCGTTACGGCCTGACCGGTCCCAATGGCGCGGGTAAGTCGACCTTCATGAAGGTCCTTACTGGCGAACTGGAAGCGCAGAAGGGCACGGTTGTGCGTCCGCGCAAGCTTGGCGTACTGAAGCAGGACCAGTATGCGTTTGACGCGTATCGCGTGATCGATACCGTCATCATGGGTAACGCTCCGCTGTGGGCTGCGCTGGAAGAGCGCGAAGTCTTGTACAACAAGGCGGAACTGACTGACGACGACGGCATTCGCCTCGGTGAGTTAGAAGGCGTTGTTGGCGATGAGAACGGCTACGAAGCAGAGGCCGATGCGGCCATCTTGCTACAGGGGCTGGACATTCCCAACGAAGTGCATGAGCGCAAGATGAGCGAGCTGCAGGGCGGCCAGAAGGTCCGCGTACTGCTGGCGCAGGCGCTGTTCGGCGAGCCGGATGCTCTGCTGTTGGACGAACCGACGAACTATCTCGATCTTGAGTCGATCCACTGGCTGCAGGACTTCTTGTTGGCCTATCGTGGAACACTCATCACCATCTCGCATGATCGCCACTTCCTGAACGCGGTCTGCACGCACACGGCTGACATCGATTACCAGACGATCATCACCTACACCGGTGGCTATGACGACATGGTGATGCAGAAGGTCAGCGTTCGCACTCGCATTGAGTCGCAGAATGAAGAACGCGAGAAGAAGATCGCGCAGTTGAATGACTTCATTGCACGATTCAGCGCGGGTACGCGTTCCTCGCAGGTGAACAGCCGTAAGAAGGAAGTGGAGCGTCTTGCCACTACTGAACTCGCGCGTTCGAACATTCAGCGCCCGTTCATCCGCTTCGATATGCTGCGCCCCAGTGGCAAGCATGTGCTGGAAGTTGAGAACGTCACGCACACCTATGACACGCCTGCCCCGGATGGCACGCATGGGCCAGTATTCAAGCCGTTCTCGTCGCAGTTGATGCGTGGTGAAAAGGTCATCCTGATGGGCCGTAATGCTACGGGTAAGACGACGCTACTGAAGTCGTTGCTCTCGGGTATGCCTGATCTTCAGGACAACGATTTCCCACGTTCTGCTGGTGAAGTGAAGTGGGGCCACGAAGCGCAGATTGGTTACTTTGCGCAGGATCACAAGGCTGCAATTCAGCACGGCACCACAGTTTCAGAGTGGCTGCACAGCTTCGATCCGAAGAAGTCCACGGAAGAGATTCGCGGCATTCTCGGTCAGATGTTGTTCCGTGGTGAAGAAGGTTTGAAGAAGACGGAGGCACTCTCCGGTGGAGAGGCTGCACGTTTGCTGTTCTGCAAACTGATGATGCAGAAGCCGAACATCCTCATTCTGGACGAGCCGACGAACCATCTCGATCTGGAAAGCATCAACGCGCTAAACCAGTCGCTGCAGAAGTACGAAGGCACTGTTCTGCTCGTCACGCACGATCAGGATCTGATTGAGGAAGTGGGCACGCGTATCTGGCACTTCGAGCATGGTCAGATTACCGATCACAAGGGACCCTACGAGGAGTATCAGCAGCAGCTCGCGCTGAACGCGAAGTAG
- a CDS encoding glycoside hydrolase family 76 protein codes for MFLRRFLLAVLVLTAVSLSAQQPSVPHKEAMRRMEAGVAALQRWYVQRTGLYQTTGWWNSANAITMLVDAMHAGLPHSNEAIVSNTFTQAQIIVPKSEQTGPLTKMSGNVGFLNEFYDDEGWWAMAWIDAYDLTSKPEYLAMAQSIFRDMQGGWDDTCGGGIWWSKKRHYKNAIANELFFDVSASLARRGTHTDRAEALSWAKKEWAWFQGSGMINADHLVNDGLEINKSEGTCRNNKRNVWTYNQGVVLGALTEYSRATHDATALTEARTLADAGLTHLTDNNGILHDTCEPKCGADANQFKGIFVRNLRILDHDLHEPRYRTFFATNAASIWEHARTDKDELGVVWSGPPAEINAGTQVSALDALVAAAIDR; via the coding sequence ATGTTTCTGCGACGCTTTCTTCTTGCCGTTCTCGTTCTCACTGCGGTTTCGCTTTCGGCTCAGCAACCATCCGTTCCACACAAAGAAGCAATGCGCCGCATGGAAGCCGGCGTCGCCGCTCTACAGCGTTGGTATGTGCAACGCACCGGCTTGTATCAAACCACCGGATGGTGGAACTCAGCGAATGCCATCACCATGCTCGTGGATGCGATGCACGCTGGCCTGCCTCACTCGAACGAAGCCATCGTGAGCAACACCTTCACACAAGCGCAGATCATTGTGCCCAAGTCAGAACAGACCGGCCCACTTACAAAGATGAGCGGCAACGTTGGCTTCCTAAACGAGTTCTATGACGACGAGGGTTGGTGGGCTATGGCATGGATCGATGCCTATGACCTCACATCAAAGCCTGAATACCTTGCCATGGCACAATCCATCTTTCGCGACATGCAGGGCGGATGGGACGATACCTGCGGCGGCGGCATCTGGTGGAGCAAGAAGCGGCATTACAAAAATGCCATCGCCAACGAACTCTTCTTTGACGTCAGTGCATCGCTTGCACGTCGCGGCACACACACTGATCGCGCAGAAGCTCTGTCATGGGCAAAGAAGGAGTGGGCTTGGTTCCAAGGTTCTGGCATGATCAACGCCGATCACCTCGTAAATGACGGCCTTGAGATTAATAAGTCCGAAGGCACATGCCGCAACAACAAGCGCAACGTGTGGACGTATAACCAGGGCGTGGTACTTGGCGCATTAACCGAATACTCACGCGCCACACATGATGCAACAGCACTCACCGAAGCTCGCACTCTCGCCGATGCCGGACTCACGCATCTCACCGACAACAACGGCATTCTGCATGACACCTGCGAACCTAAGTGCGGAGCCGACGCGAACCAGTTCAAGGGCATCTTCGTGCGTAACCTGCGCATACTCGATCACGACCTGCACGAGCCACGCTATCGAACCTTCTTTGCTACAAACGCAGCCAGCATTTGGGAGCATGCGCGCACAGACAAAGATGAACTCGGTGTCGTGTGGAGCGGTCCTCCCGCAGAGATCAACGCAGGCACACAAGTCTCTGCGCTGGACGCACTCGTAGCAGCCGCAATCGACCGATAA
- a CDS encoding DUF2237 family protein: MSFVEPVKAESKNVLGQPMQTCGCDPMTGFYRDGCCDTGPDDIGVHTVCCVVTEEFLAVSKHLGNDLMTPMPQYGFPGLKPGDRWCVCAARWLQVFEAGAACPVVLEATHENTLSIVPFELLLQHAVIPDKLH; the protein is encoded by the coding sequence ATGTCTTTTGTAGAACCCGTCAAGGCGGAATCGAAGAACGTATTGGGTCAGCCGATGCAGACATGTGGCTGCGACCCCATGACCGGCTTCTACCGTGATGGATGCTGCGACACCGGGCCCGATGACATTGGCGTGCATACGGTGTGCTGTGTGGTTACCGAGGAGTTCCTCGCCGTGTCCAAGCACCTGGGCAACGATCTGATGACTCCGATGCCACAGTATGGCTTTCCGGGACTGAAGCCGGGCGACCGCTGGTGTGTATGTGCCGCACGTTGGTTGCAGGTTTTTGAGGCCGGCGCGGCGTGCCCTGTAGTGCTGGAAGCGACGCATGAAAATACCCTCAGCATTGTCCCGTTTGAACTACTTTTGCAGCACGCCGTCATCCCGGATAAGTTGCACTAG